A segment of the Lactobacillus sp. ESL0700 genome:
TAACAGCGCTACTGATTTTTGATACGCTAGATGACCAGCGTAAAGAAAAGATTATTGGTGAAATTGCTCAGATGGGCAAGAGTGTGATTGAACGTGAGCCAGAAATTCAGTCATTAGTCGATACTGATTTTAACCGGATTACATACATTGGCAGTGGTAGTTTGGGTGGCTTGGCTGAAGAAACGCGGCTAAAGATTTTGGAATTAACTGCTGGTGAAGTAGCTGCCTTGTTTGACACGTCAATGGGTTTGCGGCACGGTCCTAAGTCATTTTTAGACAGCAAGACAATTGTCTTTGATTATGTTTCTAACGATTCATATACCAGACAATATGATCTGGATATTTTAAACGAGATTAAGGGCGACGACATTGTGCCGTTAGTCATGGCAGTTGGTCAAGAAAAAGATGGCCAAAATTTTGCGGGTAAATCCTTTATTTTTGAGGCTGATGAATTATTGCCTGATGCTTATCTAGCACTACCAGATGTCATGTTTGGTCAGACGATTGCATTGTTAACTTCGATTAAAGTTAACAATAAACCAGATACACCATCTCCGACAGGAACAGTTAATCGAGTGGTTAAGGGTGTAACTATTCATAAATTTATAGAATAATAATTAATATTTTAATTTTAATGAAGGACTCGTTTTATAATGAGCCTTCATTTTTTATTTTAAAAAACTTCTTATTGACAAAAAGTGGTAGGTACCTTATTATATTACTTGAAAGCGCTTTATAAATATTTTTGTGTATTGATGGTATCGGTTCCAGATTTTGAAACTTAACCATCCATAGGAGGAAGATATATGAATATTGTGGGTGCAAGAATCGATGAACGATTAGTTCATGGTCAAGTTGCCAATCTATGGACACCTAAGCTGCAGGTAGAGCGCATTATTGTGCTCGATGAAGCTGCCGCAAAGGATGATATCCAAAAGAGTGGTTTAAGAATGGCTACGCCAATGACAACTAGACTAAGTGTTTTACCAGTAGATGTTGCCGCAGATCATTTAAAGAAGGATCGTTATGGCAACCAAAGACTATTCCTAGTTGCTAAAAGACCGGAGAAGTTTTTAGATTTGCTTAATCAGGGAATTAAGCTTGATATGATCAATGTTGGTAACATGTCTAAGCGTGATGATACGACCGAATTAACTAAGCAGGTTAACATCAACGAGGAAGATGCTAAGTTGTTTAGACAGATGGCCGATCAAGGCGTTAAGTTAATTGCTCAAGTAAATCCAAGTGTTGATGCACATGACTTCTTGAAGTTAATTGATGAAAAGATGAAGTAGGAGGAAGAAAAATGGCTTGGTGGCAAATATTACTACTTACTTTATACGCAGGCCTGGAAATTCTAGATGAATTACAAATTTATTCATCATTGAATACGCCTGTTGGTGCAGGATTAATTGCCGGATTAATCATGGGCAATTTACCTGCAGGACTGTTTATTGGTGCCTCAATGCAGCTAACTGTTTTAGGTGTTGGTACCTTCGGTGGGGCTTCAAGAATTGATGCGACTACTGGTACAGTTTTAGCAACTGCCTTCTCAGTCAGCATTAAGGGTATGAGTCCACAAGTGGCAATTTCTTCAATTGCCGTTCCAGTTGCGACAATCATGGTGGAATTGGACGTTTTGGCTAGATTTGCGAACACGTACTTTTCACACAGAATTGATCACTTAATTGATGAAGAACACATTAACTATAAGGCAGTTGAACGCAACGTTTTGTACGGTGCTCTGCCATGGTCGCTTTCACGTGCTGTTCCTGTATTTATTGCTTTGGCTTTTGGTCAAGGCTTAGTTCAAACAATCGCCAATGCTTTGAATGGTGACTTGCTTTGGTTAGGTAATGGGTTGACAGTAGCCGGTGCTACATTGCCAGCTGTAGGTTTCGCAATCTTACTGCGGTACTTACCAATTAAAAAGCATGCCGCATACTTAATTTTAGGCTTCACGATTACGACACTGTTCTCAGTTTTGTTCAGCAGTATCCAGGCATTAGGTACTGGTGTTGCTGCAGCAAACAAGAGCTTTACTGCTACCTTTAACGGCTTGCCAATGCTGGCAGTTGCATTGCTAGGTTTAGCACTCGCAATTTTGCACTACAAGAATATTCCGCTTAAGAGCGCTGCACAAAAGACTGCAAGTCAAAGCAACGCAAATGATGACGAGGGGGAAATTACTGATGACGAACTCTAAACCAAAGTATAAATTAACTGATAAAGACTTTAATCAAATTAACAGAAGATCATTATTCGGCTACCAGTTAGGCTGGAACTACGAAAGAATGCAGAACAGTGGCTATCTGTACACGATTTTGCCGCAACTGCGCAAGATTTATGGTGATGATACTCCAGAATTAAGAGAAATGATGAAGACGCACATGCAGTTCTTTAACACTTCTAACTTCTTTAACACGATTATCACGGGACTTGACCTTGCCGTTGAGGAAAATGAAGGAATTGCTGGAAAAGATACGGTTACTGGTATGAAAGTTGGTTTGATGGGTTCATTTGCGGCAATTGGTGACTCAATTTTCGCTTCCTTAATTCCAGCTATCTTTGGGGCTTTAGCAGCTTCAATGGCTCATGAAGGTAACCCAACAGGAGTTATTATCTGGGTTGCAGTCTGCTTATTAATCTGCGTCTTTCGTTGGAAGCAATTACGGATTGCTTATAAGCAAGGTGTTTCTCTAGTTACTGATATGCGGGACCAATTAAATGCATTGACTGATTCAGCCACTGTTCTAGGTGTCTTCATGGTTGGTGCGTTAGTTGCCACAATGGTTAACATTAAGTTCGCTTGGGTACCACAGATTGGTAAAGTATCAATGAATATTCAGAATAATTTGGATATGATTATTCCTAAACTGTTACCTGCAGCAGTTGTTGCCTTTGTCTACTGGCTGCTTGGTAAGAAGGGCATGTCCTCTACTAAGGTAATCTTCATTGTCTTAATCCTTTGTGTAATCTTAGGTGGTACAGGAATTATCGCTAAAATTTAATTTAAGTAATTAGAAAGTATATTATGGCAGAAAAAGAATTAGTTTTGATCAGTCACGGAACGATGGCTGAAGGCTTAAAAGCCAGTGCTGAATTAATCATGGGTGAACAAGAGCATTTACATACAGTGTGCTTGTTGCCTGATGAAGGTCCAGAAGACTTTAAGAAAAAATTTACCGCTAAAATTGCTGGCATGAACCTTGAAGATGTGACAGTTTTTGCCGATTTAATGGGCGGTACTCCAGCTAACGTTGTCAGTCAGATGATTATGGGCGGTCAATCAATCCAGTTAATTTCGGGAATGAACTTGCCGTTGGTAATTGAATGGCTTAACAGTCAAATGAATGGTAACGAATCTGATTATATTACTGCCGGCAAGGCAGGGATGGTTAACATTACCCAAATGCTGGCAAACATGAAGAAGTAAAATTATTTAATGTCTAAAAATACCATGAGCTCAAAAAAAGCTCATGGTATTTTGTTGTCTGGAAGTAATGATAAATTTAATTAAAGAGCAGCTGGATTGTTTCTAATGGGTTAAGTTCAGCGGCGATTGTTGCGATACCATTTGTAACAGTTACCTGGGCAATTTTAGAGCTAACAGCTTGGCCGTTTTTGCGCACAATTGTTACTGTGTTACTTGGTAAGGGTTCACTTAGGTGCCAGCGAATTTGTGAATAAGCGTCTAGGGTAAAGTTGGCTAGCCAAGCAACGCGGCGGTTATCTTGCACATTTAATTTAACATTTGGCATGTCAATCAAATAATCGATTGGCTGGATACTATCAAGCATTTGCTGTAAAAGTCCCTGCTTGTAAGTGGTAAATTGTGATTCCCAGCCATGTTTTGGATCCTGATCCATTGGCAAGACAATAATATGCTTGTCAATTACCGCCATGACATTACCTAGCTCTTCATCAAGTGAACTATAAGCCTTAGACCAGATAGCAACGTCACTGCCTGTTTCATAAGTAAGTTTTAAATAGTTTCCGGTATGTTGAAGCATTGTAATTCTTGGATTCTTGACACCATCAACAGTGACATTATCTGCTTGTTCAAATGACTGGTAGGCAGTGCGATATGGGTGCCAAACAGCTTTTTTAATGTGCAACAGGTTACCTAGACCACGCTCAAGCAAGACGTTAACACTTTCGCCATCTAGTAAAACGGTGTTGTTGTTAAGTAAGGCAGTAATCTGACGATTGGTAAAATTCCGCAATAATTGTCCCGCAATGGCAATAGTTTGTTTTCCGAGTTTAGTGTGGGCATTAACTGGCAGAATTGTGGTCGCAAACCCAAAAGCCGATAGAAGACTAGCCCAATTCTTTTCATGTGGCAATAATTCTTCGGCTGCTTGACCAACTTTAGTATGCAAGCAATAACTGGAATCTTGATCAACTAAAATTTTAATGCCAGCTAAGTGGTTAATCTTTAAGCGGTTTTCA
Coding sequences within it:
- a CDS encoding SIS domain-containing protein encodes the protein MFSKTDEELEQLSARITTREIQQQPQLWQETWSIYQDKKAEIQAFLDKINQKWGKVRVIFTGAGTSAYVGNTIMPYLQQHGDRTKYNFESIDTTKIVSTPKDYLEAETPTILVSFARSGDSPESVATVELAKKIVKHLYQIAITCAPEGQLAKDLKGDATGLVVLTPAKSLDQGFAMTGSFSCMSLTALLIFDTLDDQRKEKIIGEIAQMGKSVIEREPEIQSLVDTDFNRITYIGSGSLGGLAEETRLKILELTAGEVAALFDTSMGLRHGPKSFLDSKTIVFDYVSNDSYTRQYDLDILNEIKGDDIVPLVMAVGQEKDGQNFAGKSFIFEADELLPDAYLALPDVMFGQTIALLTSIKVNNKPDTPSPTGTVNRVVKGVTIHKFIE
- a CDS encoding PTS sugar transporter subunit IIB; amino-acid sequence: MNIVGARIDERLVHGQVANLWTPKLQVERIIVLDEAAAKDDIQKSGLRMATPMTTRLSVLPVDVAADHLKKDRYGNQRLFLVAKRPEKFLDLLNQGIKLDMINVGNMSKRDDTTELTKQVNINEEDAKLFRQMADQGVKLIAQVNPSVDAHDFLKLIDEKMK
- a CDS encoding PTS sugar transporter subunit IIC; the encoded protein is MAWWQILLLTLYAGLEILDELQIYSSLNTPVGAGLIAGLIMGNLPAGLFIGASMQLTVLGVGTFGGASRIDATTGTVLATAFSVSIKGMSPQVAISSIAVPVATIMVELDVLARFANTYFSHRIDHLIDEEHINYKAVERNVLYGALPWSLSRAVPVFIALAFGQGLVQTIANALNGDLLWLGNGLTVAGATLPAVGFAILLRYLPIKKHAAYLILGFTITTLFSVLFSSIQALGTGVAAANKSFTATFNGLPMLAVALLGLALAILHYKNIPLKSAAQKTASQSNANDDEGEITDDEL
- a CDS encoding PTS system mannose/fructose/sorbose family transporter subunit IID; its protein translation is MTNSKPKYKLTDKDFNQINRRSLFGYQLGWNYERMQNSGYLYTILPQLRKIYGDDTPELREMMKTHMQFFNTSNFFNTIITGLDLAVEENEGIAGKDTVTGMKVGLMGSFAAIGDSIFASLIPAIFGALAASMAHEGNPTGVIIWVAVCLLICVFRWKQLRIAYKQGVSLVTDMRDQLNALTDSATVLGVFMVGALVATMVNIKFAWVPQIGKVSMNIQNNLDMIIPKLLPAAVVAFVYWLLGKKGMSSTKVIFIVLILCVILGGTGIIAKI
- a CDS encoding PTS sugar transporter subunit IIA, which gives rise to MAEKELVLISHGTMAEGLKASAELIMGEQEHLHTVCLLPDEGPEDFKKKFTAKIAGMNLEDVTVFADLMGGTPANVVSQMIMGGQSIQLISGMNLPLVIEWLNSQMNGNESDYITAGKAGMVNITQMLANMKK